The following proteins are co-located in the Paludibaculum fermentans genome:
- a CDS encoding pyridoxal phosphate-dependent aminotransferase translates to METQKFSRRSMARMAALLTAGSSLPFYNEAALAQEAQRGVSRGAMPADAVRISSNENPLGPCPEALEAIYKIAKYGGRYQPFGETAAFIKTAAEVEGVKPSYIAPFAGSSDPLHRTTVAFTSPERSFVMGDPGYEAGARSAQFIGAKVHRIPLRKDFSHDVEAMCKADPNAGVIYICNPNNPTGTLTSRKDIEYVLANKPKGSILLLDEAYVHFSEMTPASELVAADKEVIILRTFSKAYGMAGIRAGMAIARPDLLEKMRPYGAGMLPITGLVAATASMQVKTLVAERRKINKDIREDTFEFLTAKKFTFVPSQSNKFMLEVHKPGMEVVKALAAEKIYIGRVWPIWPTHVRVSIGTQDEMNKFKTALVKVMA, encoded by the coding sequence ATGGAAACGCAGAAGTTCAGCCGCCGGAGCATGGCACGCATGGCCGCGCTGCTCACGGCAGGCTCCAGCTTGCCCTTTTATAATGAAGCCGCTCTCGCGCAGGAAGCGCAGCGCGGAGTTTCCCGCGGCGCGATGCCGGCGGATGCGGTCCGCATCAGTTCCAACGAGAATCCGCTGGGGCCATGCCCCGAAGCACTGGAAGCCATCTACAAGATTGCAAAGTATGGCGGACGGTATCAGCCCTTCGGAGAGACCGCCGCTTTCATCAAGACGGCAGCCGAAGTGGAAGGCGTGAAACCTTCCTATATTGCTCCGTTCGCCGGATCGAGCGATCCACTGCACCGGACCACGGTCGCCTTCACCTCGCCGGAGCGCAGCTTCGTGATGGGGGACCCGGGCTATGAGGCCGGGGCGCGCTCGGCTCAATTCATCGGCGCCAAGGTGCACCGGATTCCACTGAGGAAGGACTTCTCGCACGATGTCGAGGCGATGTGCAAGGCTGACCCGAATGCGGGCGTCATCTACATCTGCAACCCGAACAACCCGACGGGCACGCTGACCTCGCGCAAGGACATTGAATATGTCCTGGCCAACAAGCCGAAGGGTTCGATCCTGCTGTTGGACGAAGCGTATGTCCACTTCTCGGAGATGACCCCGGCGTCCGAGCTGGTGGCGGCCGATAAGGAAGTCATCATTCTGCGTACCTTCTCGAAGGCGTACGGAATGGCGGGCATCCGGGCCGGCATGGCGATCGCCCGGCCGGACCTTTTGGAGAAGATGCGTCCGTACGGCGCCGGTATGCTGCCCATCACCGGGCTGGTGGCCGCCACGGCCAGCATGCAGGTGAAGACTCTGGTGGCGGAGCGCCGCAAAATCAACAAGGACATCCGCGAGGATACATTCGAGTTCCTGACGGCGAAGAAGTTCACATTCGTCCCGTCGCAGAGCAACAAGTTCATGCTGGAAGTCCACAAGCCGGGCATGGAAGTGGTGAAGGCCCTGGCGGCCGAGAAGATCTACATCGGGCGCGTCTGGCCGATCTGGCCGACGCATGTCCGGGTGAGCATCGGGACGCAGGACGAGATGAACAAGTTCAAGACGGCGCTCGTCAAGGTGATGGCGTAA
- a CDS encoding YgjV family protein gives MQGVDLLGYVATGTFAASYFLKGPSALRRLQATAAVLWIAYGVLIQSMPVIVSNVLVATVALISSLRRPPVAQPEQPS, from the coding sequence ATGCAAGGCGTAGATCTGCTCGGATACGTGGCCACGGGGACGTTTGCCGCCTCGTACTTTCTCAAGGGACCCAGTGCGCTGCGGCGTCTGCAGGCCACAGCAGCCGTCCTTTGGATCGCCTACGGTGTCCTCATCCAGTCGATGCCCGTCATCGTCTCCAACGTGTTGGTCGCAACAGTCGCACTGATCTCCTCGCTGCGCCGCCCGCCGGTGGCGCAGCCGGAACAGCCGTCTTAG
- a CDS encoding HAD-IB family phosphatase produces MIQERTNTAKQYLFATDFDQTLSFNDSGIVLSELLGTKDFIKKVEGLSRIHMVQQGGELAYLLLHDPEYRRVRKEHLYEVGKHIRLKQNIRLLSQLLKDIDGRNFAFYVVSAAPEEVIQSALEGIVPPENIYGTKFRYHPETGEIQEVLRVSAGYGKVAVLEELRNSLQISYDHVVYVGDGSSDVHVMLNVNRHEGLTIAVSEAKFISQIARRTILSDDALSVLIPILEDVAGWDSLRIRAFFTANGFALQDWNKVRTDTLTIAEHGAAAAQFA; encoded by the coding sequence ATGATCCAGGAACGCACCAACACCGCAAAGCAGTATCTGTTTGCCACCGACTTCGACCAAACGCTGAGCTTCAACGACTCCGGCATCGTCCTGAGTGAACTGCTGGGTACCAAGGACTTCATCAAAAAGGTGGAGGGCCTGTCCCGCATCCACATGGTGCAGCAGGGCGGGGAACTCGCCTATCTGCTGTTGCACGACCCCGAGTACCGCCGCGTCCGCAAAGAGCACCTCTACGAAGTCGGCAAGCACATTCGCCTGAAACAAAACATCCGCCTCCTGTCACAGCTGCTCAAGGATATCGATGGACGCAACTTCGCGTTCTACGTCGTCTCCGCCGCTCCCGAGGAAGTCATTCAATCCGCCCTCGAAGGCATCGTGCCGCCCGAGAACATCTACGGCACCAAGTTCCGCTACCATCCGGAAACGGGCGAGATCCAGGAAGTGCTGCGCGTCTCGGCCGGCTACGGCAAGGTGGCAGTATTGGAAGAACTCCGCAACTCGCTCCAAATCAGTTACGACCATGTGGTCTACGTGGGCGACGGCAGCTCCGACGTGCACGTCATGCTCAACGTGAACCGCCACGAAGGTCTCACCATCGCTGTCTCCGAAGCCAAGTTCATCAGCCAGATCGCGCGCCGCACCATTCTCAGCGACGACGCGCTCAGCGTGCTGATCCCCATCCTGGAAGACGTCGCCGGCTGGGATTCCCTCCGCATCCGCGCCTTCTTCACCGCCAACGGCTTCGCCCTGCAGGATTGGAACAAGGTGCGCACCGACACGCTCACCATCGCCGAGCACGGCGCCGCCGCGGCTCAGTTCGCCTAA
- a CDS encoding DinB family protein: MAEPWLSGTLGEYHAVVRAVLHGLQQAQEDIEEWTDDLIDEELWARPSGLAPVGFQMRHMAGSIDRLLTYARGEQLSAGQLTILKAEMEPGAGRGELLALMEKTFAAAAAQVRATDPATLIEARGVGRKALPTTVGGLLIHTTEHTQRHVGQLIVTVRVLRAAR; the protein is encoded by the coding sequence ATGGCTGAACCCTGGCTGAGTGGAACTCTGGGCGAATACCACGCCGTGGTGCGGGCTGTGCTGCATGGGCTGCAGCAGGCTCAGGAAGATATCGAAGAGTGGACGGACGATCTCATCGACGAGGAGTTATGGGCGCGGCCCAGCGGACTGGCTCCGGTGGGCTTTCAGATGCGGCACATGGCCGGCAGCATCGACCGGCTGCTGACGTATGCGCGCGGTGAGCAGTTGAGCGCCGGACAGTTGACCATCCTGAAGGCAGAGATGGAACCGGGCGCGGGGCGCGGCGAGTTGCTGGCGCTGATGGAGAAGACGTTTGCGGCGGCTGCGGCGCAGGTGCGCGCGACGGATCCGGCGACCTTGATCGAGGCCCGCGGAGTCGGCCGGAAGGCCCTGCCGACTACCGTGGGCGGATTGCTGATTCACACGACCGAGCACACGCAGCGGCACGTGGGCCAGTTGATTGTGACGGTCCGCGTACTGCGCGCGGCGCGCTAA
- a CDS encoding TonB-dependent receptor, producing the protein MRLLSYFVLALLLCGETLSAQSFQGSLRGRLTDESGAAVPDAKVTLRDEATGITRSSLTSSAGEYTFPSLNPATYTVVAQAPGFKTMEKLGVVVATQSAVTVDLTLPLGQVSESVNVTEEVPLIETANASTGQVIDRQKLEDLPNLGRNPFMMSKLSQNVVQVGNPKFNRMQDQSGSSQISIAGGPVRGNNYLLDGISITDSTNRAVIIPSLEAVQEVKVQANTYDAEMGRTGGGTFNTFLKSGSNRMHGSAFGYLRETEWLANNFFSNRAGQPRIDQPFRNYGGSIGGPIRIPKVYDGRNKTFFWISGEAYRQTEAAGTALAVPTARELAGDFSQSKAQAGGLQLMYDPLTSRTENGAIVRDVFAGNIIPANRVSKAGTSLAAYYPAATRTAAFYGDNNFDATVGAYNRADQTTWKVDHEVTRWWRASASYLHYGSREPGNAWFPNIASPNQGVLYRKVDATQLNSTLTPTPTIVVALRYGFNRFPNFSAPTSFGMDMTKLGFPTSLLSQLPVQAFPSVTMSDLVSYGGGGVSQNVFHSRTFAASLSKFAGRHSWKFGFDYRVLNHDGSPTVTPGSYSFSDVFTRATPTRTTLGTGSSLSALLLGYPASASATLSTNVYNYVRYYAGFVQDDFRVNSKLTLNLGLRYELETGIGDRNNNFVVGFNPDKTNPLQSTVTGLTLKGVVMYAGVNGNPTRSGDPNKNKFSPRIGVAYSLNSKTTLRGGYGMFWAPIPFSLQDPIGYTQSTPYVASIDNNATPSGTLDNPFPTGLLKPVGNSAGEMAGIGQGISAYDLKARSTLVQQYSFDIQRQLAGGVALALGYVGSKSTHLVQGTGSININQLASQYLSLGSTLNQSVANPMAGNGGQFAVASTTITRSQFLRPFPEFTSVSLQNSDASRALYHSFFVRGQKRFATGMSFVATYTWSLNQDSAFSGAGNVYSGQAGTAQNNYDLDAEYGLSTSHTPHRLSTAVTYELPFGKGKQFLTNSRILDYAVGGWSLNVVGTIQSGYPLAITQVNNNAVIGTSVQRPNATGLSPVTPGALTDRLDNYISTAAFSQAAQFTFGNVSRTIGMRGPGQINWDVSMFKTFQVTELFKAQFRAEALNFTNTPLFYGPNTQFGNVAFGRITSQANFSRMVQLGVRFLF; encoded by the coding sequence ATGCGATTGCTGTCGTACTTTGTGTTGGCATTACTACTCTGTGGGGAGACCCTCTCCGCCCAGAGTTTCCAGGGGAGCCTGCGCGGACGGCTGACCGACGAGAGCGGAGCCGCGGTGCCGGATGCGAAGGTCACTCTGCGCGATGAGGCGACGGGGATCACCCGCAGTTCATTAACGAGTTCGGCGGGCGAGTACACGTTTCCATCCCTGAATCCGGCCACCTACACGGTGGTGGCGCAGGCGCCGGGGTTTAAAACGATGGAGAAGCTGGGGGTCGTGGTGGCAACGCAGAGTGCGGTGACGGTGGATCTCACGCTGCCGCTGGGGCAGGTTTCGGAGAGCGTGAACGTGACCGAGGAGGTGCCGTTGATCGAAACGGCCAACGCGTCGACGGGCCAGGTAATCGACCGGCAGAAGCTGGAGGATCTGCCGAATCTGGGACGGAATCCCTTCATGATGTCGAAGCTGTCGCAGAACGTGGTGCAGGTGGGCAACCCGAAGTTCAATCGCATGCAGGATCAGTCGGGTTCGTCGCAGATCTCCATCGCGGGCGGACCAGTGCGGGGCAACAACTACCTGCTGGACGGGATTTCCATCACGGATTCAACGAATCGCGCGGTGATCATCCCGTCGCTGGAGGCGGTGCAGGAAGTGAAGGTCCAGGCCAACACGTATGACGCGGAGATGGGCCGTACGGGCGGCGGGACGTTCAATACGTTCCTGAAGTCGGGTTCGAACCGCATGCACGGCAGCGCGTTCGGCTACCTGCGGGAGACTGAGTGGCTGGCCAATAACTTCTTCTCGAACCGTGCGGGGCAGCCGAGAATCGACCAGCCGTTCCGCAACTATGGCGGATCGATCGGCGGTCCTATCCGGATCCCCAAAGTGTACGACGGGCGCAACAAGACGTTCTTCTGGATCTCGGGCGAAGCATACCGGCAGACCGAAGCGGCGGGGACAGCGCTGGCTGTGCCGACCGCGCGCGAACTGGCCGGCGATTTCAGCCAGAGCAAGGCGCAGGCCGGCGGGCTGCAACTGATGTACGATCCGCTGACAAGCCGGACGGAGAATGGCGCTATTGTGCGGGACGTGTTCGCGGGCAACATCATTCCGGCCAACCGGGTGAGCAAAGCAGGGACGAGCCTGGCGGCTTACTACCCGGCGGCCACGCGCACTGCTGCGTTCTACGGCGACAACAATTTCGACGCCACGGTAGGCGCCTATAACCGCGCCGACCAGACAACCTGGAAAGTGGACCACGAAGTCACGCGCTGGTGGCGGGCGAGCGCTTCCTACCTGCACTACGGCAGCCGCGAACCGGGCAACGCGTGGTTTCCGAACATCGCCTCGCCCAACCAGGGCGTGCTGTACCGCAAAGTGGATGCGACTCAGTTGAACAGCACCCTGACGCCGACGCCGACCATTGTGGTGGCCCTGCGCTATGGCTTCAACCGCTTTCCGAACTTCAGCGCACCCACCAGTTTTGGCATGGACATGACGAAACTGGGCTTCCCCACTTCCCTGCTCTCGCAACTGCCGGTGCAGGCGTTTCCCAGTGTCACGATGTCGGATCTGGTGAGCTACGGCGGCGGAGGCGTGTCGCAGAACGTCTTCCACTCGCGTACCTTCGCGGCAAGCCTCTCGAAGTTCGCCGGACGGCACAGTTGGAAGTTCGGGTTTGACTACCGCGTGCTGAACCACGACGGGTCGCCGACGGTGACTCCGGGCTCCTACAGCTTCAGCGATGTCTTTACACGGGCCACACCCACAAGGACCACGCTGGGCACCGGTTCCTCGCTTTCGGCCCTTCTGTTGGGCTATCCGGCCTCGGCCAGCGCGACGCTTTCGACGAATGTCTACAACTACGTCCGTTACTACGCCGGCTTCGTGCAGGACGACTTCCGCGTCAACTCGAAGCTGACGCTGAATCTCGGCCTGCGTTACGAGCTCGAGACGGGCATCGGCGACCGCAACAACAACTTCGTGGTGGGCTTCAACCCGGACAAGACGAATCCGCTGCAGTCGACGGTGACGGGCCTGACCTTGAAGGGTGTGGTGATGTACGCGGGGGTAAACGGAAACCCGACACGGTCGGGCGATCCGAACAAGAACAAGTTTTCCCCGCGCATCGGCGTCGCCTATTCGTTGAACTCGAAGACGACACTGCGCGGTGGGTATGGCATGTTCTGGGCGCCGATTCCGTTCAGCCTGCAGGATCCCATCGGTTACACGCAATCGACGCCGTATGTCGCATCGATCGACAACAATGCGACGCCGTCGGGCACTTTGGACAATCCCTTCCCGACGGGCCTGCTGAAGCCGGTGGGCAACTCGGCGGGGGAAATGGCAGGTATCGGACAGGGCATCTCCGCATACGACCTGAAGGCGCGCTCGACGCTGGTGCAGCAGTACTCGTTCGACATCCAGCGGCAACTGGCGGGCGGTGTCGCCCTGGCACTGGGCTATGTGGGCTCGAAGTCGACCCACCTGGTGCAGGGGACGGGCAGCATCAACATCAACCAACTGGCTTCGCAGTATCTGTCGCTGGGTTCGACGCTCAACCAGTCTGTGGCGAATCCCATGGCGGGCAACGGCGGCCAGTTCGCCGTGGCGAGCACGACGATCACACGCTCGCAGTTCCTGCGGCCGTTCCCCGAGTTCACGAGTGTCTCGCTGCAGAACTCGGATGCAAGCCGTGCCCTGTATCACTCGTTCTTTGTCCGAGGGCAGAAGCGGTTTGCGACGGGCATGAGCTTCGTGGCGACCTATACGTGGTCGTTGAACCAGGACAGCGCGTTCTCGGGCGCGGGGAACGTGTACAGCGGCCAGGCGGGTACGGCGCAGAACAACTACGATCTGGATGCGGAGTACGGCCTCTCGACATCGCACACACCGCACCGGCTATCCACGGCGGTGACGTATGAACTGCCGTTCGGCAAGGGCAAGCAGTTTCTGACGAACAGCCGGATTCTCGACTATGCGGTGGGCGGCTGGAGCCTGAACGTGGTGGGTACGATCCAGAGCGGCTACCCACTGGCGATCACGCAGGTGAACAACAACGCCGTCATCGGTACGTCGGTACAGCGTCCGAACGCGACGGGCCTTTCACCGGTCACACCGGGGGCGCTGACCGACCGGTTGGACAACTACATCAGCACGGCGGCGTTCAGCCAGGCCGCGCAATTCACCTTTGGCAATGTGAGCCGGACGATCGGGATGCGGGGTCCGGGGCAGATCAACTGGGATGTTTCGATGTTCAAGACATTTCAGGTGACTGAACTGTTCAAGGCTCAGTTCCGCGCGGAAGCCTTGAATTTCACGAACACGCCATTGTTCTATGGGCCCAACACGCAGTTCGGCAACGTAGCGTTTGGGCGCATCACGAGCCAGGCCAACTTTTCTCGCATGGTCCAGTTGGGAGTGCGTTTCCTCTTCTAG